The following are encoded together in the Oncorhynchus kisutch isolate 150728-3 linkage group LG8, Okis_V2, whole genome shotgun sequence genome:
- the LOC116374869 gene encoding F-actin-monooxygenase MICAL2-like has translation MGETEEEKDQAGKLFENFIQASTCKGTLQSFNLLCRLLDLDPQDHETFYCSLKTRLTSWRAKALWTKLDKRTCHKEYKKGQACVGTKVS, from the coding sequence atgggggagacagaggaggagaaggaccaGGCAGGGAAGCTGTTTGAGAACTTCATCCAGGCCTCCACCTGTAAGGGCACCCTACAGTCCTTCAACCTCCTGTGCAGGCTGCTGGATCTAGACCCACAGGACCATGAGACGTTCTACTGTAGTCTGAAGACCAGGCTCACATCCTGGAGGGCCAAAGCCCTCTGGACCAAGCTGGACAAGAGAACCTGCCACAAGGAGTACAAGAAGGGCCAAGCCTGTGTGGGCACCAAGGTAAGCTAA